From Rutidosis leptorrhynchoides isolate AG116_Rl617_1_P2 chromosome 3, CSIRO_AGI_Rlap_v1, whole genome shotgun sequence, a single genomic window includes:
- the LOC139902085 gene encoding uncharacterized protein, protein MENLLRAKGLWHIIEQRIDEPKEDAALNRDIFQQILDRRTSKVVWESMRLKFGVNVKVKKALLNSLRREFEILAMKNAETITDYFARVLAVSNKMRSIGEAIYECLFGTPARGAAPWTPQGGAAALTLAFSSHYRVKSYGVHSLLSKPSPLVVHEQKFKQSNLEGEDHALKIEEYSNVRGRGREANFAEMEEEYQLLLMTYEETSHRVVNSSNAWFLDFGCSYHMCGNRKLFCTLDSSFSHTVKLRNNTKMDVAGKGKGKLVANGSCSAITDVYYVPESSINLLSIGQLQEKMCTVTI, encoded by the exons ATGGAGAATCTGCTAAGAGCCAAAGGTTTGTGGCACATTATCGAGCAACGAATTGATGAGCCAAAAGAAGATGCA GCGTTGAATCGAGATATTTTTCAACAGATATTGGACAGGAGAACGTCTAAAGTTGTATGGGAATCCATGAGGCTCAAGTTCGGAGTAAATGTAAAGGTTAAGAAGGCACTTCTTAATTCTTTACGAAGGGAATTTGAAATCTTGGCAATGAAGAACGCTGAAACCATAACCGATTACTTTGCAAGAGTATTGGCGGTTTCAAACAAAATGAGGAGTATTGGAGAAGCAATTTATGAG TGCCTTTTTGGGACCCCAGCCAGGggtgctgccccttggaccccgcaagggggcgcagccGCGTTGACCCTCGCCTTTTCGTCGCATTATCGAGTCAAGTCTTACGGTGTGCACTCCCTACTCTCCAAACCC AGTCCGCTAGTTGTCCATGAACAGAAGTTCAAGCAATCCAACCTAGAAGGTGAAGATCATGCACTCAAGATTGAAGAATATTCGAATGTTAGAGGTAGAGGCAGG GAAGCTAATTTTGCAGAAATGGAGGAAGAATATCAGTTGTTGTTAATGACATATGAGGAAACAAGTCATCGTGTTGTAAACAGTAGCAATGCTTGGTTCCTGGACTTCGGTTGCTCCTATCACATGTGTGGGAATCGTAAGTTATTTTGTACACTCGATTCATCTTTTTCTCATACTGTTAAATTGAGAAACAACACTAAAATGGATGTAGCTGGAAAAGGAAAAGGGAAACTTGTGGCAAATGGTTCGTGTTCTGCCATAACTGACGTTTACTATGTACCAGAGTCGAGTATTAATCTTCTTAGCATTGGTCAGTTGCAAGAAAAAATGTGTACTGTTACTATTTAA